A window of the Nisaea acidiphila genome harbors these coding sequences:
- the flaF gene encoding flagellar biosynthesis regulator FlaF, whose protein sequence is MSGIDAYKKTINQTATSRDTEYRLLAQVTSELIKAIDNQNDAKNDPKKMSQVASALNWNKQVWDVFVEDCGTAGNQLPRELRAAIVSLGIWVTKETALALEGEGDIDSLVAVNRDIMKGLKPEQATSASPQPQPSSAVGSILDKA, encoded by the coding sequence ATGTCCGGCATCGATGCCTACAAGAAGACGATCAATCAAACCGCTACTTCGCGTGATACGGAATATCGTCTGCTGGCGCAGGTAACGTCAGAATTGATCAAAGCGATCGATAATCAGAACGATGCCAAGAACGACCCTAAGAAAATGTCTCAGGTCGCATCGGCATTGAACTGGAACAAGCAGGTTTGGGACGTGTTTGTTGAAGATTGCGGTACGGCCGGCAACCAGCTTCCGCGTGAGCTTAGGGCGGCGATCGTCAGCCTTGGAATTTGGGTGACGAAGGAGACCGCGCTAGCGCTTGAGGGAGAGGGGGATATCGATTCCCTCGTTGCCGTCAACAGGGACATCATGAAAGGGCTGAAGCCGGAGCAGGCCACGTCCGCAAGTCCCCAGCCGCAGCCGAGCAGCGCGGTCGGGTCCATCCTCGACAAAGCCTGA
- the flbT gene encoding flagellar biosynthesis repressor FlbT produces MPLKINVKPGEKFVVNGAVMVAGKKGASLVLQNEATILLGKDIMQEEDANTPAKRIYFTILLMYLDQDESDQYRNTFLELVESFLEATTFKEVRMTLLNIVQDVNEKRFYRALKTCKALMNYESEILKIGTPAAVGS; encoded by the coding sequence ATGCCTTTAAAAATCAATGTGAAACCTGGAGAGAAGTTCGTGGTTAACGGCGCCGTGATGGTTGCCGGAAAAAAAGGCGCATCTCTGGTGCTCCAGAATGAGGCCACGATATTACTCGGCAAAGACATCATGCAGGAGGAGGATGCCAACACGCCGGCGAAACGAATCTATTTTACCATTTTGTTAATGTATCTCGATCAGGATGAATCGGACCAATATCGGAACACGTTCTTGGAATTGGTTGAGAGTTTTCTGGAGGCGACGACCTTCAAAGAAGTCCGTATGACACTTCTGAATATTGTTCAGGATGTGAACGAAAAGCGCTTTTATCGAGCATTGAAAACCTGTAAGGCGCTCATGAACTATGAATCTGAAATTCTCAAGATCGGCACGCCCGCGGCGGTTGGGAGTTAA
- a CDS encoding flagellin, translating into MAVQNSILTNPSAFTALRTLNSINRSLDTTQNRVSTGLKVSGALDNASSFAIAQGIRAELSGIDAVTQGLNNAKGIGNVAIAGVTGVSNLLSDIRGKLTELANEGITTAQRNILQSDFNELVSQAANFIANASFNGVNLISSGATSVNTLSNLAGGTLSLTAQSAVNTQVGAIATATLSNATNAQSVIANEFSNLESVVNTALGSLGAEVRALNLQTQFLEQIRDATEEGLGNIVDADLARESARLTSLQVQQQLSTQTLGIANQRPQSLLGLFR; encoded by the coding sequence ATGGCTGTTCAAAACTCTATCCTTACCAATCCGTCCGCTTTCACGGCTCTTCGTACCCTGAACTCCATCAATCGGAGCCTGGATACGACCCAGAACCGTGTTTCTACCGGCCTGAAAGTTTCCGGTGCGCTCGACAACGCTTCCAGCTTTGCCATCGCGCAGGGTATCCGGGCCGAGTTGAGCGGTATCGACGCCGTTACGCAGGGCCTCAATAACGCCAAGGGTATCGGTAACGTTGCGATCGCCGGTGTGACCGGAGTTTCCAACCTCCTGTCCGACATCCGCGGTAAGCTCACCGAGCTGGCCAACGAAGGTATCACCACCGCGCAGCGCAACATCCTGCAGTCCGACTTCAACGAGCTGGTCTCGCAGGCGGCGAACTTCATCGCCAACGCGTCGTTCAACGGTGTGAACCTGATCAGTTCCGGTGCGACTTCCGTTAATACGCTGTCGAACCTGGCTGGCGGTACTCTGTCCCTTACGGCGCAGAGCGCGGTCAACACCCAGGTCGGCGCTATCGCCACGGCGACCCTTTCCAATGCGACCAACGCGCAGAGCGTGATTGCCAACGAATTCTCCAACCTTGAGTCCGTCGTGAACACCGCGCTCGGCTCTCTCGGCGCGGAAGTTCGTGCGCTCAATCTGCAGACGCAGTTCCTGGAGCAGATCCGGGATGCGACCGAAGAAGGCCTCGGCAACATCGTCGATGCCGACCTGGCTCGTGAGTCTGCTCGCCTCACCTCCCTGCAGGTGCAGCAGCAGCTGTCGACCCAGACCCTCGGTATCGCGAACCAGCGTCCGCAGTCCCTGCTGGGTCTGTTCCGTTAA
- a CDS encoding flagellin, which yields MAIQNSVLTNPSSFVALRTLNGINRSLDVTQNRVSTGLKVAGALDDASNFAIAQGIRAELTAIDAVTQGLNNAKGIGKVAIAGVTGISNLLSDVRGKLTELANEGITTSQRQILQNDFNELISQAANFIANASFNGVNLIQSGANTVNTLSNLSGGLLTLTAQSAVNTQVGAIATATLTNATNAQSVIANEFSNLESVVNTALGALGAEVRALNLQTTFLEEIRDATDEGLGNIVDADLARESARLTSLQVQQQLSTQTLSIANQRPQTLLGLFG from the coding sequence ATGGCTATCCAAAACTCTGTTCTGACCAATCCGTCGTCCTTCGTCGCCCTTCGCACGTTGAACGGCATTAACCGTAGCCTTGACGTCACTCAGAACCGTGTCTCCACGGGCCTGAAGGTTGCGGGCGCTCTGGACGATGCGTCCAACTTCGCCATTGCGCAGGGTATCCGCGCCGAACTGACGGCTATCGATGCGGTTACTCAGGGTCTGAACAACGCCAAGGGTATCGGCAAGGTCGCGATCGCCGGTGTCACCGGTATTTCCAACCTGTTGTCCGATGTCCGCGGCAAACTGACCGAGCTGGCAAACGAAGGTATCACCACCTCGCAGCGTCAGATCCTGCAGAACGACTTTAACGAGCTGATCTCGCAGGCGGCGAACTTCATCGCCAACGCGTCGTTCAACGGTGTGAACCTGATCCAGTCCGGCGCCAACACGGTCAACACGCTCTCCAACCTGTCCGGCGGCCTTCTGACTCTGACCGCCCAGAGCGCCGTCAACACCCAGGTTGGTGCTATCGCTACGGCGACGCTTACCAACGCGACCAACGCTCAGAGCGTGATTGCAAACGAATTCTCCAACCTCGAGTCCGTCGTGAACACTGCTCTCGGCGCGCTCGGTGCGGAAGTTCGTGCTTTGAACCTTCAGACCACGTTCCTCGAGGAAATCCGGGACGCGACCGACGAAGGTTTGGGCAACATCGTCGATGCCGACCTGGCGCGCGAGTCTGCAAGGCTCACCTCTCTGCAGGTGCAGCAGCAGCTCTCCACTCAGACGCTCAGCATCGCGAACCAGCGTCCGCAGACCCTGCTGGGCCTGTTCGGCTAA
- a CDS encoding flagellar hook-length control protein FliK, which yields MLLIDKHKARGQSMSPVSTTPDLLSGASTKRASALPFDPIASRNTDRPKFRLEDYARDDVNDSVRAESTRRESSARSEHVNNRHESRRETSPSQTKDRPEDSQVRASGTEASRTPAPSHNETKTVQADNAPASEADAAPASTPEPASTPAKDPKENVAEGSTEAAADSPAAAPVASEVRETQPKTEPAHPDGTAQVAPTQTGTSNGSENGNDNAPSPTPQASGQVNEQNPLSNEKTAPVESSGHSVKKTDETSAAVEKAAHEQIKTASDNVVAGQQKITAATTATSATEPRESNSAKQSPTQTASAPAHQSGDPKLAALQKLTQRPAAEDATAAAKSNANAAASDDKTTLTLPVPWPQKSAAQTATAQTATAGTNGKTTELPADAVARAVRAAAGAANANNQAQKPATETSAPQGTAKTAAPQSGQPLPKIEIEQSVAARQQNAGETALLAANRAAAADNAPKPNLLPSQSETIAAVTALNSRVPRSNALGAAQQSNALNSAAEKAVSQIAANAGQTAVGAIVAGATQSSAPAGGSTTAFTAVQSQPAGTPIEQAAGNHSRGGASQNGLSDSGSTSSGTPRAGEMPSTTTGSSFGDTLRANGSERAANAQEARQPLPGAAAEQVKVKLVKAAQGGLDRIKMQLNPSELGKVEVRLEFGSDGGVRGIVTVEKPETLSLLQRDARQLEQALQDAGFKTGGDSLEFQMRGGDTNGRQQFAGDGNGSLSNAGGDLAADEEQLGTATAGTEQDGIGDDGSLNMVA from the coding sequence TTGCTTCTGATCGACAAACACAAAGCGCGAGGGCAAAGCATGTCTCCCGTATCGACCACCCCGGATCTTCTGAGCGGCGCATCAACGAAGCGTGCGAGCGCATTGCCGTTCGACCCGATAGCATCCCGCAACACGGATCGGCCGAAGTTTCGGCTCGAAGACTATGCCCGCGATGACGTCAACGACAGCGTGCGGGCGGAATCGACTCGCCGCGAGTCTTCCGCTCGAAGCGAGCACGTAAACAACAGGCATGAGTCACGCCGGGAAACTTCGCCGTCTCAGACCAAAGACCGTCCAGAAGACAGCCAGGTGCGCGCGTCCGGTACTGAAGCCTCGCGAACCCCGGCGCCGTCTCATAACGAGACGAAAACTGTCCAGGCAGATAACGCTCCTGCATCGGAGGCTGACGCCGCCCCTGCCTCGACACCGGAACCGGCTTCGACACCGGCAAAAGATCCGAAGGAAAACGTTGCTGAAGGTTCCACCGAGGCTGCGGCAGACAGTCCGGCCGCAGCGCCGGTCGCTTCAGAGGTTCGGGAGACTCAGCCGAAAACGGAGCCTGCGCATCCGGATGGGACCGCGCAAGTGGCACCGACACAGACTGGCACGTCGAACGGCTCCGAGAACGGCAACGACAACGCCCCGTCCCCCACGCCACAGGCGAGCGGCCAGGTCAACGAGCAGAACCCGCTCTCTAATGAGAAGACTGCGCCGGTCGAGTCCTCCGGGCACTCTGTCAAGAAAACCGACGAAACGTCAGCAGCGGTTGAAAAGGCCGCACATGAGCAAATAAAGACTGCTTCCGATAATGTAGTGGCAGGTCAGCAGAAGATCACGGCCGCGACGACGGCGACGTCGGCGACCGAGCCACGCGAAAGCAACTCGGCAAAACAGAGCCCGACCCAGACGGCCTCTGCTCCTGCGCATCAAAGCGGCGACCCCAAACTCGCGGCACTGCAAAAACTGACGCAGCGTCCGGCGGCAGAGGACGCGACAGCGGCGGCGAAGTCGAATGCAAACGCAGCCGCGAGCGACGACAAGACCACTCTCACGCTCCCCGTCCCCTGGCCTCAGAAATCCGCTGCCCAGACCGCCACGGCGCAGACGGCAACCGCCGGCACAAACGGGAAGACGACCGAGTTGCCGGCGGATGCCGTAGCCCGTGCGGTCAGGGCGGCGGCCGGCGCAGCCAATGCGAATAACCAGGCACAAAAGCCTGCAACAGAGACGTCAGCCCCTCAAGGCACCGCGAAAACAGCTGCACCCCAATCGGGGCAGCCGCTGCCGAAGATCGAGATCGAACAATCGGTCGCCGCCCGACAGCAGAATGCCGGCGAGACCGCGCTGCTAGCCGCGAACCGGGCTGCCGCCGCGGACAATGCGCCTAAGCCGAATCTTCTGCCTTCCCAGAGCGAAACCATCGCCGCTGTGACAGCATTGAACAGCCGCGTGCCGCGCTCGAACGCCCTCGGCGCAGCTCAGCAGAGCAACGCCCTGAACAGCGCCGCCGAGAAAGCGGTCTCTCAGATCGCGGCCAATGCCGGACAGACCGCTGTCGGCGCAATCGTCGCAGGCGCAACCCAGTCCTCAGCTCCGGCCGGAGGCAGCACGACCGCCTTCACGGCCGTCCAATCGCAACCGGCGGGCACGCCAATCGAACAGGCCGCCGGGAACCACTCGCGTGGCGGTGCCAGCCAAAACGGCCTTAGCGACTCAGGCTCGACCTCGAGCGGAACGCCCCGTGCCGGCGAGATGCCGTCGACAACGACCGGCAGCAGCTTCGGAGACACGCTCCGGGCCAACGGATCCGAACGCGCGGCCAATGCGCAGGAAGCCCGGCAACCTTTGCCGGGTGCAGCCGCCGAACAGGTCAAAGTAAAGCTGGTCAAAGCTGCCCAGGGTGGCCTCGACCGGATCAAGATGCAGCTCAATCCGTCTGAGCTTGGCAAAGTCGAGGTCCGCCTCGAATTCGGCTCTGACGGCGGCGTTCGGGGAATTGTAACGGTCGAAAAACCTGAAACCCTAAGCCTTCTGCAACGCGATGCACGGCAACTGGAACAGGCTTTGCAGGACGCAGGATTCAAGACCGGTGGCGACAGCCTCGAATTCCAGATGCGGGGCGGCGACACCAACGGGAGACAGCAATTCGCCGGAGACGGCAACGGCTCGCTCTCGAACGCAGGCGGCGACCTGGCGGCTGATGAAGAACAGCTCGGTACGGCCACCGCAGGGACTGAACAAGACGGTATCGGCGACGACGGTTCGCTGAACATGGTGGCCTAG
- a CDS encoding flagellar hook assembly protein FlgD, translated as MFSAVSSTGETSIYAQEQTTSERLEEELSQFMTLFLTQLQNQDPTSPMDTNQMTEQLVQFTSVEQQIEANTLLEELVSAQSGNANSAAVSYINQGVYFDGNTTTLTDGSASWGYLIDSETDADSVSINVFDEDGTLVYTEEGETTAGVRHEFNWDGTDSGGEQLPDGTYSIQVGSLDEENQSIDTLVEAYGLVTGVVTGSDGPSLLIGNVSVGMDEITRVSAT; from the coding sequence ATGTTTAGCGCAGTTTCAAGCACTGGCGAAACCAGCATCTACGCTCAGGAGCAGACGACGTCAGAACGCCTGGAGGAAGAGCTCTCCCAGTTCATGACCCTGTTCCTGACCCAGCTTCAGAACCAGGATCCGACGAGCCCGATGGACACGAACCAGATGACCGAACAGCTAGTCCAGTTCACTTCCGTCGAGCAGCAGATCGAGGCCAACACTCTTCTTGAGGAATTGGTGAGCGCGCAGAGCGGCAATGCGAATTCGGCAGCCGTCAGCTACATCAACCAAGGCGTCTATTTCGATGGCAATACGACCACGCTGACAGATGGCAGCGCGTCCTGGGGGTACCTGATCGACTCCGAAACCGACGCAGACAGTGTCTCGATCAACGTCTTCGATGAAGACGGCACCCTCGTCTACACCGAAGAAGGAGAGACCACCGCCGGCGTGCGCCATGAGTTCAATTGGGACGGCACGGACTCCGGCGGGGAACAGCTTCCGGACGGAACCTATTCGATCCAGGTCGGCTCTCTCGATGAAGAAAACCAGTCCATCGACACCCTCGTCGAGGCCTACGGCCTGGTCACCGGTGTGGTGACCGGCAGCGACGGCCCGAGCCTGCTTATCGGCAATGTGAGCGTCGGCATGGACGAAATCACGCGAGTTTCCGCCACTTAA
- a CDS encoding flagellar hook protein FlgE yields the protein MSVTGGLFAGVASIGAQATAFGIISDNIANSQTVGFKETDARFQTLVTRSPTATAFTPGGVQTKPLTDPSRQGLLQATNSTTDIAVDGNGFFVVNEAADPGNDDEYLLTRAGSFNTDENGRLVNTAGYYLQGWRTDATGTIVNNDTRDLLTSLETVDLSQFGQIANATDDVTINANLPAGAATADTVITNITIYDSQGFDYLLETTWTKGAAPNTWTYDYTLIRNPGTINATSMSLGGAARTMTFNPDGSLRSVNGGTAGTTNEAATETLTISSGEFSRSVATATITLNWGTFGQPTGMSQFNGDFETSLLNQDGSGPSALIGVSISEDGLVAANFANGQSRNIYRLPLGTVPSSTELSSVNGNAYRVTSTSGDIVLSIPTNGGTGRVQSGALENSTTDIANEFTDLIITQRAYSASTRIITTGDELLDEIIRIKR from the coding sequence ATGAGTGTTACCGGCGGACTTTTCGCGGGCGTGGCGTCGATCGGCGCACAGGCAACCGCGTTTGGTATCATTTCGGACAACATCGCCAACTCGCAGACGGTGGGCTTCAAGGAAACCGATGCGCGCTTCCAGACGCTCGTCACCCGCAGCCCGACCGCGACGGCCTTCACGCCGGGCGGCGTGCAGACCAAGCCCCTGACCGATCCGAGCCGCCAGGGTCTGCTGCAGGCGACCAACAGCACCACGGACATCGCCGTTGACGGCAACGGCTTCTTTGTTGTGAACGAGGCCGCCGATCCGGGCAACGACGACGAATATCTTCTGACCCGCGCCGGCTCCTTCAACACCGACGAGAACGGCCGCCTGGTAAATACCGCGGGTTATTACCTGCAGGGCTGGCGGACCGACGCGACGGGCACCATCGTAAACAACGACACCCGAGACTTGCTGACCAGTCTCGAGACTGTCGATCTGTCCCAGTTCGGCCAGATTGCGAACGCGACCGACGATGTCACCATAAACGCCAACCTCCCGGCTGGCGCGGCAACCGCCGACACCGTGATCACCAATATCACGATCTATGACTCCCAGGGCTTCGACTACCTGCTCGAAACGACCTGGACCAAGGGGGCGGCCCCCAACACCTGGACCTACGACTACACCCTGATCCGCAACCCGGGCACGATCAACGCGACCTCCATGTCGCTCGGCGGCGCGGCAAGAACAATGACCTTCAACCCGGATGGCAGCTTGCGCAGCGTCAACGGCGGAACCGCGGGCACAACCAACGAAGCGGCAACGGAAACGCTGACCATCTCGTCGGGTGAGTTCAGCCGCTCGGTCGCGACGGCCACGATCACGCTCAACTGGGGAACTTTCGGGCAGCCGACCGGTATGTCGCAGTTCAACGGTGATTTCGAAACCTCATTGCTGAACCAGGACGGCTCCGGCCCATCGGCCCTGATCGGCGTCTCGATATCAGAGGACGGATTGGTCGCAGCGAACTTTGCCAACGGTCAGTCGAGAAACATCTACCGGCTCCCGCTGGGCACCGTTCCTTCATCCACGGAACTCTCATCGGTGAACGGCAACGCCTACCGCGTCACCTCGACTTCGGGCGATATCGTTCTCAGCATCCCGACGAACGGCGGTACCGGTCGCGTCCAGTCCGGTGCGCTGGAAAACTCAACCACGGATATCGCGAACGAGTTCACCGATCTCATCATCACGCAGCGGGCCTATTCGGCCTCCACCCGGATCATCACGACCGGCGACGAATTGCTCGACGAGATCATCCGCATCAAGAGGTAG
- the sciP gene encoding CtrA inhibitor SciP has product MTTPREETMSAEQDNKANASADPFAGLPPADTKRWVVSRKAQVVRAVEDGVITLEQACERYSLSHEEFSNWRELIKAHGTRALRATRIQDYRRASRRFRSGS; this is encoded by the coding sequence GTGACCACACCCCGCGAAGAAACGATGAGCGCAGAGCAGGACAACAAAGCGAACGCATCAGCCGACCCGTTTGCCGGCCTACCGCCCGCAGATACCAAGAGGTGGGTCGTCAGCCGGAAAGCACAGGTCGTCCGGGCCGTCGAGGATGGCGTGATCACGCTGGAACAGGCCTGCGAACGCTACAGCCTCAGCCATGAGGAGTTTTCGAACTGGCGGGAATTGATCAAGGCCCACGGCACCCGGGCCTTGCGTGCGACGCGCATTCAGGATTACCGCAGAGCCTCCCGGCGTTTCCGGTCGGGAAGCTGA
- a CDS encoding tetratricopeptide repeat protein — MERIESNTARVGQSPGFSFSGMVDTSRSRLSTLNNEAVKYLEQGKIEEARKLFTAILNEDEKNVHALHGVGVVAREMGRPKVAIELMKKALECDPRNAMIACNLGTIYEAEKDYEEALSWYKNSLKWGGKRLKAEGQDGIIHNNIGSVLSKLGRRTEALVSLRRALEVGVEFPEALTNIATMLADLGEFKQANGYYRRALELDPENAHAHHNFGSNLLRQGGWEEGWFHSEWRMVATNNGKPWRRFPQPLWNGQPFHGARVILYAEQGIGDEIRFASMVPEAIARGGEVVVECAPRLVNLFQRSFPEVRVVPSPYWPAEEGVEPFDIACPFGTLGRLFRPNKEAFPVHSGYLKPDPYFVELFRERLKEAGPGPYIGLCWRSGLGGAYRSEYYSGVEDMHTLLKIEGVTFVNLQYDARDDELEFMKSEFGVDLVRWDDVDLKIELEKAAGLTSCMDLVVSPATSVSTMSGALGVETIEFRPFPVPESYFKNGRCPWFPSVRYFSKRQSEKWSKVLRKIATEIEALKP; from the coding sequence ATGGAGAGAATTGAATCGAACACCGCTAGGGTGGGCCAGTCCCCCGGATTTTCCTTTTCCGGCATGGTCGATACGTCGCGCTCGCGCCTTTCGACGCTGAACAACGAGGCGGTGAAATACCTCGAACAAGGCAAGATCGAGGAGGCACGCAAGTTATTCACCGCGATCCTGAACGAAGACGAGAAAAACGTTCACGCCCTTCACGGCGTCGGGGTCGTCGCGCGCGAAATGGGACGCCCCAAGGTCGCGATCGAGTTGATGAAGAAGGCGCTGGAGTGCGATCCGCGGAACGCGATGATCGCATGCAACCTCGGCACGATCTACGAAGCGGAGAAAGACTATGAAGAGGCGCTGTCCTGGTACAAGAACTCGCTCAAGTGGGGCGGCAAACGCCTGAAAGCGGAGGGCCAGGACGGGATCATCCATAACAATATCGGCAGTGTGTTGTCGAAACTCGGGCGCAGGACCGAGGCGCTGGTTTCGCTGCGCCGCGCGCTGGAGGTTGGAGTCGAGTTTCCCGAGGCCCTGACGAACATTGCGACGATGCTGGCGGATCTCGGCGAGTTTAAGCAGGCCAACGGCTATTACAGGCGTGCGCTTGAACTGGATCCCGAGAACGCGCATGCGCACCATAATTTCGGGAGCAACCTGCTGCGCCAGGGGGGCTGGGAGGAAGGCTGGTTCCATTCGGAATGGCGCATGGTGGCGACCAACAATGGGAAGCCGTGGAGACGGTTTCCCCAGCCGCTCTGGAATGGCCAGCCGTTTCACGGCGCGCGAGTGATCCTGTATGCCGAACAGGGTATCGGCGACGAGATTCGCTTTGCGAGCATGGTTCCGGAGGCGATCGCACGGGGCGGCGAAGTGGTCGTGGAATGTGCGCCGCGATTGGTGAACCTGTTTCAGCGCTCCTTCCCCGAAGTGCGTGTCGTTCCGTCCCCCTATTGGCCGGCGGAAGAGGGGGTGGAGCCATTCGACATTGCTTGCCCGTTTGGCACCTTGGGGCGTCTGTTTCGTCCCAACAAAGAGGCGTTTCCCGTACATTCCGGGTATCTGAAGCCGGATCCCTACTTCGTCGAGCTGTTCCGGGAGCGTCTGAAGGAAGCTGGGCCCGGGCCCTATATAGGGTTGTGCTGGCGCAGCGGTCTCGGGGGCGCCTACAGATCGGAGTATTATTCCGGCGTCGAGGACATGCACACGCTTCTCAAGATCGAGGGCGTGACTTTTGTCAATCTGCAGTATGACGCCCGTGACGACGAGCTTGAGTTCATGAAGTCGGAATTCGGCGTCGATCTCGTGCGATGGGACGATGTCGACCTGAAAATCGAACTGGAGAAAGCGGCGGGGCTAACAAGTTGCATGGATCTGGTGGTCAGTCCGGCGACCTCGGTCTCGACCATGTCGGGCGCGCTCGGGGTCGAGACCATCGAGTTCCGGCCGTTTCCGGTTCCCGAATCCTATTTCAAGAACGGCCGATGCCCCTGGTTCCCGAGCGTGCGCTATTTCTCCAAGCGACAGTCGGAGAAGTGGAGCAAGGTTTTGAGAAAGATCGCGACGGAGATCGAAGCGCTGAAGCCGTAA
- the fliF gene encoding flagellar basal-body MS-ring/collar protein FliF — translation MNPLVDLIRNLGPIRIAALVGTAVAVLGFFIFLASRLSTGGMSLLYGDLDPADSGAIVKELEARNIEYELKAGGQQVYVPGDEVLKLRVALAEQGVPGGGTMGYEIFDKSDGLGTTSFVQNVNLVRALEGELARTIGAMNNVRGARVHLVLPQRELFSRERRKPSASVVLQVQGAGRLGREQVLAIQHLVAAAVPEMDPQNISILDSRGQLLARGTSEEDGALPGQSSEEMRLAFENRLRGSVEELVERIVGLGRVRAEISAEIDYDRFTEQSEIYDPDSQVARSTQTITESESSQERNKQDTVSVENNLPEAEANAGAGDLSALSQAERSEETVNFEISRTVRNRVKEAGEIQNLSVAVLVDGRYVENEDGDKVYQPRSPEELEQIATLVRSAVGYNGSRGDTVEVVNMQFVKLEPLDLDDGSLLFGISKDEFLQLAEVLVLAVVGLLVILLVVRPVLTRLFESMPTTLATSGGPAIAGADAIAQLTGPGATADMAELLEGDDEEESLLDQMIDINQVEGRVRASSLKKIGEIVEKHPEEAVAIIRNWMYQEAGNTGG, via the coding sequence ATGAATCCTCTCGTCGACCTTATCCGGAATCTCGGCCCGATCCGCATCGCCGCCCTCGTCGGCACCGCGGTAGCCGTGCTCGGCTTCTTCATCTTCCTGGCCTCCCGCCTTTCGACAGGCGGCATGTCGCTGCTTTACGGCGACCTTGACCCCGCGGACAGCGGCGCCATCGTCAAGGAACTCGAAGCCCGGAACATCGAGTACGAACTGAAAGCCGGCGGCCAACAGGTTTACGTTCCCGGCGACGAGGTTCTGAAGCTCCGCGTCGCGCTCGCCGAACAGGGCGTGCCCGGCGGCGGCACCATGGGTTACGAGATTTTCGACAAGTCGGACGGGCTCGGCACGACCAGCTTCGTGCAAAACGTGAACCTGGTGCGCGCGCTAGAGGGTGAACTGGCGCGCACCATCGGCGCCATGAACAATGTCCGCGGCGCCCGCGTCCATCTGGTGCTGCCGCAGCGCGAGCTGTTCAGCCGCGAGCGCCGCAAGCCGAGCGCCTCCGTCGTGCTGCAGGTTCAGGGTGCCGGCCGCCTCGGCCGCGAACAAGTCCTTGCGATCCAGCATCTCGTGGCGGCGGCGGTTCCGGAAATGGATCCGCAGAATATCTCCATTCTCGACAGCCGCGGCCAGTTGCTTGCGCGCGGCACATCCGAGGAAGACGGCGCCCTTCCCGGCCAGAGCTCCGAGGAAATGCGGCTCGCCTTCGAGAACCGCCTACGCGGCTCCGTGGAAGAGCTGGTCGAGCGCATCGTCGGCCTCGGCCGCGTCCGCGCCGAGATCAGTGCCGAAATCGATTACGACCGCTTTACCGAGCAGTCCGAGATTTACGATCCCGACAGCCAGGTCGCCCGCTCGACACAGACCATCACCGAGAGCGAAAGCTCCCAGGAGCGCAACAAGCAGGACACGGTTTCTGTCGAGAACAACCTGCCGGAAGCCGAAGCCAATGCCGGCGCCGGCGACCTCTCCGCCCTCTCTCAGGCCGAGCGCAGCGAGGAAACCGTCAATTTCGAGATCAGCAGGACCGTCCGGAACCGGGTGAAGGAAGCGGGCGAGATCCAGAACCTCTCCGTCGCGGTCCTGGTCGACGGGCGCTATGTCGAAAACGAGGACGGCGACAAGGTCTACCAGCCGCGTTCCCCCGAGGAACTTGAGCAGATCGCCACCCTCGTCCGTTCCGCCGTTGGCTACAACGGCAGCCGCGGAGACACCGTCGAGGTCGTCAACATGCAGTTCGTCAAGCTGGAGCCGCTGGATCTGGACGACGGCTCGCTGCTGTTTGGCATTTCTAAGGACGAGTTCCTGCAGCTCGCCGAGGTTCTGGTTCTGGCCGTGGTCGGACTCCTCGTGATCCTCCTGGTGGTTCGCCCGGTGCTGACGCGCCTGTTTGAATCGATGCCGACCACGCTTGCAACCAGCGGCGGGCCGGCGATTGCCGGCGCCGACGCGATCGCCCAGTTGACGGGGCCGGGCGCGACCGCCGACATGGCGGAACTGCTAGAAGGCGACGACGAAGAGGAAAGCCTTCTCGACCAGATGATCGACATCAACCAGGTCGAAGGCCGGGTACGTGCCTCCTCGCTCAAGAAGATCGGCGAAATCGTCGAGAAACACCCGGAGGAAGCCGTCGCGATCATTCGCAATTGGATGTATCAGGAAGCCGGCAATACGGGCGGCTGA